The DNA sequence TCAGGATCGACGGCGCCACCCTCGCCTATACCGATCACGGTGGCGAGGGCCCGGTGGTCTTCCACGCGCACGGACTGTCCTCGTGCAGCGCCAATGAACAGGCGGCGGGACTCATCGACGCCGATGCGATACGCGGCGCGGGACTGCGCCTGATCGCCTACGACGCCCGCGGACACGGCGGCTCCTCCGGACGACCCGACCCGGCCGACTACACGTGGGACAACCTGGCCGACGACCTGCTCGCGCTCGCCGACGTGTTCTCGCCCGGCGCCCCCGTGCATGCCATCGGCGTGTCGATGGGCACCGCGACCATCCTGCACGCGCTCACCCGGCGCCCGGAGCGGTTCCGTTCCGTCGTGCTCGGCGCCCCGCCCACCGCGTGGGCCACACGCGCAGCGCAGGCGGCCGTCTACGGCGAACTCGCCGCAGCAATAGAGGACGACGCAGCCGCCGCGGCGTCGATGATGGAGAGCATGCCGGTGCCGGAGATC is a window from the Tomitella gaofuii genome containing:
- a CDS encoding alpha/beta fold hydrolase, whose product is MAESGTIRIDGATLAYTDHGGEGPVVFHAHGLSSCSANEQAAGLIDADAIRGAGLRLIAYDARGHGGSSGRPDPADYTWDNLADDLLALADVFSPGAPVHAIGVSMGTATILHALTRRPERFRSVVLGAPPTAWATRAAQAAVYGELAAAIEDDAAAAASMMESMPVPEIFADTDRRDPAPAVDPHLLPAVLRGAGVSDLPEPRALAAVALPVLLLAWDTDPGHPVSTTERLALLLPDADAHISLTAADVGTWPGRAAEFFATRG